The proteins below come from a single Aspergillus oryzae RIB40 DNA, chromosome 5 genomic window:
- a CDS encoding WASP family protein (actin regulatory protein (Wiskott-Aldrich syndrome protein)) produces the protein MPSILSDADKETVKRTVPKPANKIHAVAVARLYVAYPDPQKWTYTGLQGAVVLANDLVGRTFWLKLVDVSPAGRGVIWDQEIYDNFPYNQDRTFFHTFELEECPAGLSFADEKEAKTFMKKMQDREKNASKETRQTPFASTRGQGPAPIANGKHGVGRSIFGSLLGHRSTSGSNAPPPVAHTEPPSAPSIQVAPPPPSSPPRKPLPFDTSDPSWKGLLDELLQMGITEDQIAENSDFIKAYIEQKQSNGVDSTPSPAEDKRGKAPPPPPPSAPPAPKSSSISPQHTGNSTGSRRGAPPPPPPSRRTRTEAEEESPASTREPSPPRPRFRAPPPIADAGKFAHTNGPPLPGRQRASSGATPGPPPPPRPPKTPVDDSQPRFGVPPPFQGERKVSAPPAPPSRNNAPPGPPPRPPPRTSSPAVPPQLPPKVPHGAASTPAPPPPPPRSPASQPPPPPVPAASRPTPPPPASSAVPPPPPPSSSVPPPPPPPPPPTSSVPPPPPPPPLPSSRGPPAPPPPPPSSSIPPPPPPPGRGPSAPPPPPPPAPAGGAPPPPPPPPGAGAPPPPPPPGGAAPPLPTPSGGRDDLLAAIRASGGKGGGGLRKVKESDKKDRSAAMVPGSANETSAASAGGGAAQGGMAGALKAALDKRKQKVSGSDDEKEDDDDW, from the exons ATGCCATCTATCCTCAGTGACGCCGACAAAGAAACCGTCAAGAGGACTGTCCCCAAACCGGCGAACAAGATCCACGCTGTAGCTGTTGCGCGACTATATGTGGCCTATCCGGATCCTCAAAAATGGACATACACAGGTCTACAGGGTGCTGTCGTACTGGCGAATGATTTAGTCGGGCGGACCTTTTGGTTGAAGCTGGTGGATGTATCG CCCGCTGGACGAGGTGTTATCTGGGACCAGGAGATATACGATAATTTCCCCTATAACCAAGACCGAACGTTCTTTCACACGTTTGAGCTGGAAGAGTGTCCCGCTGGTTTATCCTTTGctgatgagaaggaagctAAAACGTTTatgaagaaaatgcaagACCGGGAGAAGAATGCGAGCAAAGAAACTCGGCAGACACCTTTCGCATCTACTCGTGGTCAAGGCCCCGCTCCCATAGCAAATGGTAAACATGGCGTAGGACGGTCGATTTTCGGTAGCCTGTTAGGCCATCGGTCAACATCGGGGTCAAATGCGCCTCCACCAGTAGCACATACAGAACCTCCTTCTGCGCCTTCCATCCAAGTTGCACCTCCCCCACCGAGCAGTCCCCCGCGCAAGCCCTTGCCCTTCGACACCAGTGATCCGTCATGGAAAGGTCTTCTGGACGAGCTCTTGCAGATGGGAATTACGGAAGACCAGATCGCAGAGAATTCGGACTTTATCAAGGCTTATATTGagcagaaacaaagcaacGGGGTCGATTCTACTCCGTCTCCGGCTGAGGACAAAAGGGGCAAAGctccccctccgcctcctccatcgGCGCCTCCTGCTCCTAAGTCAAGTTCTATAAGCCCGCAACATACAGGTAATAGTACGGGTAGCCGACGAGGCGCtccgccaccacctccaccgtcACGGAGAACTCGTACtgaggcggaggaagagTCGCCTGCATCTACTCGCGAACCATCTCCGCCGCGGCCCAGATTCCGAGCGCCCCCTCCGATTGCAGATGCTGGCAAGTTTGCGCACACCAATGGGCCCCCTCTTCCTGGCCGACAACGAGCATCATCGGGCGCGACCCCTGggcctcctcccccaccacGACCTCCAAAGACTCCTGTGGATGACAGTCAACCCCGGTTTGGGGTGCCTCCACCTTTCCAAGGGGAGCGAAAGGTGTCcgctcctccagcaccacccaGCCGCAACAATGCGCCTCCAGGGCcaccaccacggccaccTCCCCGCACGTCAAGCCCTGCGGTACCGCCGCAGCTTCCTCCCAAAGTGCCTCATGGCGCGGCCTCAACGCCAGCACCTCCCCCACCACCCCCAAGAAGCCCGGCTAGCCAaccgcctcctccgcctgtGCCAGCTGCTTCCCGTCCTACACCTCCCCCACCTGCATCCAGTGCGGTgccccctccaccaccaccttcaTCAAGCGTTCCCccgccgccgcctccgcctccccctcccaCTTCGAGCGtacctcctcctccgccgccaccaCCTCTTCCATCAAGCAGAGgccctccagctcctccgccgccaccCCCATCTTCGAGCATTCCcccgcctccccctccacccgGTAGAGGCCCCTCAgccccccctcctcctccacccccagcGCCAGCTGGTGGGGCTcccccgccaccaccacctcctcctggAGCTGgtgctcctcctccccctcccccacctGGTGGAGCAGCTCCACCTTTGCCCACACCTTCTGGTGGAAGGGACGACCTATTGGCTGCCATTAGGGCATCTGGAGGCAAGGGTGGCGGAGGGTTGCGGAAGGTCAAAGAGTCCGACAAGAAGGATCGCAGCGCGGCGATGGTTCCTGGGTCTGCCAACGAAACATCCGCAGCTTCAGCAGGTGGCGGTGCCGCCCAGGGTGGTATGGCAGGCGCTCTTAAAGCCGCTCTGGAcaagagaaagcagaaagtTAGCGGTAGCG ATGACGAAAaggaggacgacgatgattggTAA
- a CDS encoding CorA family magnesium transporter (magnesium transporters: CorA family) yields the protein MLSPPHLKPAVPSASLLRYLRSQSENTHVFISACGTSRKPQVHNQPSRMLALRNTSSWANIKPLRCRAALETNLLSVSTISRSRGSSRCRASLGQSPSPITVFSRATHTKSRPLLRRLFDLRRSKAAAEAKLNRAGSPALVDEGAEGLNFGRGLAAKASNELRLRCTEFDNNGNVTLVNGEFRKSELIAKYGLLPRDLRKIDSSTLPHILVRPSAILINLLHLRVLIKADRVLVFDAYGSTDSYMQSLFVYDLEGKLRQKQSQGAQALPYEFRALEAVLISVTAGLEEEFNGVREPVVRVLRALEEDIDRDKLRHLLIYSKKLGSFEQKARLVRDAIDDLLEADDDLAAMYLTERAEGVQRQEHDHQEVEMLLESYHKVCDEIVQESGNLVTGIRNTEEVVKAILDANRNSLMLLDLKFSIGTLGLATGTLFSALYGMNLKNFIEESDFGFGGVSVICFAITAVVCVYGLAKLRKLQRVRMWGEAGVGGSPMVSLPTRNSALTAHRSNWRADSIEPVWGSLPGEGRAERIRRLKDSAAAAAAKSAATEPTAQRAAASWNAAKSQPKQSGESATNEAAANIGGDSA from the exons ATGCTATCCCCGCCACATTTGAAACCGGCAGTTCCCTCAGCGTCGCTACTCCGATACCTGCGCTCCCAGTCAGAGAATACCCATGTCTTCATATCGGCATGCGGAACCTCTCGAAAGCCGCAAGTTCATAACCAGCCATCCCGTATGCTCGCATTGAGAAATACATCTAGCTGGGCAAATATTAAGCCGCTACGATGTCGCGCCGCGTTAGAGACAAATCTTCTTTCCGTATCAACCATTTCTAGAAGCCGTGGTTCGTCGCGATGTCGAGCTTCGCTGGGCCAATCTCCGTCCCCTATAACCGTGTTTTCGCGGGCTACACACACGAAGAGCCGCCCATTACTTCGCAGGCTATTTGACCTAAGACGTAGCAAAGCGGCTGCAGAAGCCAAACTCAACCGCGCTGGCAGTCCTGCATTGGTCGATGAGGGAGCAGAGGGCCTGAATTTCGGACGTGGATTAGCGGCAAAGGCTTCGAACGAGCTGCGATTGCGATGCACTGAGTTCGATAACAACGGCAATGTTACACTTGTCAATGGGGAATTTAGAAAGAGTGAGCTTATCGCAAAG TATGGCCTCCTCCCTCGAGACCTTCGCAAAATTGACTCTTCGACCTTGCCCCACATTCTTGTACGACCGAGTGCTATCCTTATCAACCTTCTACATCTTCGCGTGCTGATCAAGGCCGATCGGGTTCTGGTCTTTGATGCCTACGGATCAACCGATTCATATATGCAGTCGCTGTTTGTGTATGATCTGGAAGGAAAGCTACGTCAGAAACAATCGCAGGGCGCCCAAGCTCTACCTTATGAGTTCCGTGCTCTCGAAGCTGTTTTGATCAGCGTCACAGCCGGTCTCGAGGAGGAATTTAATGGTGTCCGAGAACCTGTGGTGCGCGTTCTTCGGGCCTTggaagaagatatcgatAGGGATAAGCTTAGACATCTGTTGATCTACTCTAAGAAACTGGGTAGTTTTGAGCAGAAAGCTCGACTGGTGCGGGATGCTATCGATGATTTGCTGGAAGCCGACGACGACCTGGCGGCGATGTACTTGACTGAGCGCGCAGAGGGCGTTCAAAGACAGGAGCACGACCATCAAGAAGTTGAAATGCTTCTGGAATCGTACCACAAAGTCTGTGACGAAATTGTTCAGGAAAGCGGTAACTTGGTGACTGGCATTCGTAATACGGAAGAAGT TGTGAAAGCTATCCTCGACGCCAACCGCAACTCTCTCATGCTGCTCGATCTGAAGTTTAGCATTGGTACGCTTGGACTTGCAACAGGAACTCTATTCTCTGCCCTATACGGTATGAATCTTAAGAACTTCATTGAAGAGTCCGACTTCGGATTCGGAGGAGTCTCCGTCATATGCTTTGCGATCACCGCAGTCGTCTGCGTATATGGGCTAGCGAAGCTGCGCAAGCTTCAGCGTGTCCGAATGTGGGGTGAAGCCGGCGTAGGTGGTTCACCGATGGTCTCCCTTCCCACTCGAAACAGCGCACTCACGGCACACCGATCCAACTGGCGAGCGGACTCCATTGAGCCGGTCTGGGGTAGTCTTCCAGGCGAAGGTCGCGCCGAGAGAATCCGACGTTTGAAAGACAGCGCTGCGGCGGCCGCTGCCAAATCTGCTGCCACCGAACCTACTGCGCAGCGAGCAGCAGCTTCGTGGAATGCGGCCAAGTCGCAACCAAAGCAGTCCGGCGAATCCGCAACCAatgaggctgctgctaaCATTGGTGGTGACTCTGCGTAG
- the trm44 gene encoding tRNA (uracil) methyltransferase (uncharacterized conserved protein): MKNHRNKTVRDVTKLSGKPLPETLEPSSILQGTPTEQWVTSKDLLEDGLPFIPEVMKDLTVFLLGNININSTHLFRADILYDSQGVLSTPQQKELSFAQTGNTSVETTTDAEDRVEPIVAAEVAGFNLTRTVVRRLIPRNPKLDRPLEQTCHFYEADIAPGSEGATQESRLRRFLAVYTPHVASKEEIPFYHPLLRALAYLYDFTDDAAEATEAGSGSGALSLHFLPYPEEALPTRLERTLHALLNTQIRLARNTRLSETTEGGNYNPSKDNVIPQHLVQNTYSRLKFKYGKDLCRDWVEDTEPTKHVFEDLAITAFLIELWRSMYGAVPGEERNEDGPEKYDPNFPGFVDVACGNGVLVYVLLMEGYRGWGFDARRRKTWKILPEFVQARLKEEIYIPKPFTDAMAERGGVPDLGVETHSGLFEKDTFIISNHADELTVWTPLMATLACPESPLPFIAIPCCSHALSGAKYRYPPPKASKPDSDKESSQHEDVDSEQPATGDLKALRKAKQEAQTDVGFYKSMYGSLTMKAISIAEEIGYDVEKTLLRIPSTRNMGVIGGRKRVTKEWRARNQQQPASDCNGDAVTESALDKAMAAVQRECSRDGGVEGAAKIWVERAKGIHKGQGPGNQRGHC; this comes from the coding sequence ATGAAAAATCATAGAAATAAAACCGTCAGAGATGTGACAAAGCTCTCTGGAAAACCCTTACCAGAGACGCTTGAGCCATCGTCTATTCTGCAAGGCACACCCACCGAGCAATGGGTGACATCCAAAGACTTGTTAGAGGACGGACTTCCGTTTATCCCCGAGGTTATGAAAGATCTAACCGTATTTCTCCTGGggaacatcaacatcaactccacACATCTGTTCCGGGCAGATATTCTCTACGACAGCCAGGGCGTCTTGAGCACGCCCCAGCAGAAGGAACTGTCATTTGCGCAGACGGGGAACACCAGCGTAGAAACTACTACGGACGCTGAAGACCGTGTAGAACCCATCGTTGCCGCAGAAGTCGCCGGATTCAACTTAACCAGAACGGTGGTCAGGAGACTGATTCCCAGAAACCCGAAGCTGGATCGGCCGCTAGAGCAAACCTGCCACTTCTATGAAGCGGATATAGCTCCCGGTAGTGAGGGCGCTACTCAGGAATCCCGGTTGAGACGCTTCCTGGCCGTCTATACGCCGCATGTAGCGTCGAAGGAGGAGATTCCTTTCTATCATCCCCTGCTTCGTGCTTTGGCTTACCTGTATGACTTCACCGACGACGCTGCAGAGGCCACAGAAGCCGGATCGGGCTCCGGAGCACTATCTCTGCACTTCTTACCGTACCCAGAAGAAGCACTTCCAACCCGCCTAGAGCGGACTTTACACGCCCTACTGAATACTCAGATCCGACTCGCCCGCAACACACGCCTCTCTGAAACCACCGAAGGAGGCAACTACAACCCCAGCAAAGACAACGTAATCCCCCAACACCTAGTCCAAAACACATACTCCCGCCTCAAATTCAAATACGGAAAAGACCTCTGCAGAGACTGGGTCGAAGACACTGAACCAACAAAGCACGTCTTCGAAGACCTAGCAATAACAGCCTTCCTTATCGAGCTATGGCGCAGCATGTACGGAGCCGTCCCGGGCGAAGAGCGCAACGAAGACGGGCCCGAAAAGTACGACCCGAACTTCCCGGGCTTCGTGGACGTTGCATGCGGGAACGGCGTGCTCGTCTACGTCCTCCTAATGGAAGGCTACCGGGGCTGGGGCTTTGACGCCCGTCGtcggaagacatggaaaatCCTCCCCGAGTTCGTGCAGGCGCGGCTCAAGGAGGAAATCTATATCCCGAAGCCTTTTACCGACGCGATGGCGGAGAGAGGTGGAGTGCCTGATTTAGGGGTCGAGACCCATTCGGGCTTGTTTGAGAAGGATACCTTCATTATTTCGAATCATGCTGATGAGTTGACGGTCTGGACGCCCCTTATGGCTACCCTTGCTTGTCCGGAGTCGCCGTTACCGTTTATTGCCATTCCTTGTTGCTCGCATGCGCTTTCGGGGGCCAAATATCGGTATCCTCCGCCCAAAGCGTCGAAGCCTGATTCTGATAAGGAGTCGTCACAACATGAAGACGTCGATTCTGAACAACCGGCAACAGGCGACTTGAAAGCTCTCCGGAAGGCGAAACAAGAGGCACAAACTGATGTAGGGTTCTATAAATCCATGTACGGATCCCTCACCATGAAGGCCATAAGTATCGCCGAGGAAATAGGATACGATGTAGAGAAGACGCTTCTTCGGATCCCAAGTACCCGCAACATGGGCGTAATAGGCGGCCGCAAGCGAGTAACGAAGGAATGGCGTGCACGGAACCAACAACAGCCTGCTTCTGACTGCAACGGTGACGCAGTCACTGAGTCGGCTCTTGACAAAGCGATGGCAGCAGTGCAACGGGAATGCTCACGGGATGGAGGCGTGGAAGGTGCTGCTAAGATCTGGGTTGAGCGGGCTAAGGGCATCCACAAAGGACAGGGGCCGGGCAATCAGCGAGGACATTGTTAG
- a CDS encoding uncharacterized protein (cystathionine beta-lyases/cystathionine gamma-synthases) — protein sequence MVFSSGAAGHQCATVLKTLPSENPFTIKVVRFVMPLESNLGDTSSHWANFTAVLYPSDLLKAAMAFWRDTGSGLSTRHAEFCLEEFDYLDSDSSTPAYRTPASRKRCRGKTPESLIWMRAAARDSHEVKSFLADLATSEQPGQPTVNPDEVFLYPTGMNAIYTLSQALVSPEYKVAMYGWLYPETVDVVRRDTWAECLSYKYGTEEELDRLEALLQSGQQIRALFCELPSNITLASPNLCRIRALADIYGFVVACDDTVAGYVNIDALPYVDVMMSSLTKTFSGASNVTGGCLVINPNSRHHDQIHTTLSKNQDTYFPLDVNTLRQNSKDIVWRVKQCNPNTLPLIELFQAHPAIAAVNDPSIAPTSALYKSVMRKDGGYGNVLSIVFHDPRTAEHCYNVFNVCKGSSFGANFTLAIPYVRLANYWNQDKVAKHGVPRHIIRISVGLEDTRQIVETAKRALKSVDEFEMKKDLN from the exons ATGGTATTCTCGTCTGGTGCCGCTGGTCACCAATGCGCCACAGTACTCAAGACATTACCCTCCGAGAATCCATTTACAATCAAAGTAGTTCGGTTTGTCATGCCTCTAGAGTCAAACCTGGGAGACACCAGTTCCCACTGGGCTAACTTCACTGCGGTCTTATACCCGTCTGATCTGTTGAAGGCGGCCATGGCGTTCTGGCGGGATACCGGTTCAGGATTATCAACACGTCATGCAGAGTTCTGTCTGGAAGAGTTCGATTATCTTGACTCTGACTCTTCGACTCCGGCGTACCGAACCCCAGCTTCGCGGAAGAGATGTCGGGGCAAGACTCCGGAGTCTCTTATATGGATGCGAGCTGCGGCTAGGGACTCGCACGAGGTGAAATCATTCCTAGCAGACCTTGCTACGTCTGAGCAACCGGGACAACCAACTGTGAATCCTGACGAGGTGTTCCTATACCCTACCGGAATGAACGCTATATACACACTGTCGCAGGCTCTAGTTTCACCAGAATACAAGGTTGCTATGTACGG ATGGCTATACCCAGAAACAGTCGACGTCGTCCGACGCGACACATGGGCAGAATGTCTATCCTACAAATACGGCacggaggaagagctggatcGCTTGGAGGCCCTCCTGCAATCAGGCCAACAGATCCGGGCGTTATTCTGTGAATTGCCCAGCAACATCACGTTGGCATCACCGAATCTCTGTCGAATTCGCGCACTGGCAGATATATACGGCTTTGTTGTCGCATGCGACGACACCGTTGCCGGCTATGTCAACATCGATGCGCTTCCATATGTAGACGTCATGATGTCCAGTCTTACGAAGACATTCAGTGGAGCATCGAACGTCACCGGGGGATG TCTTGTAATAAACCCCAACTCCCGCCATCACGACCAAATCCACACCACACTATCCAAGAACCAAGACACCTATTTCCCCCTAGACGTCAACACCCTCCGACAAAACAGCAAGGACATCGTCTGGCGCGTGAAACAATGCAACCCGAACACGCTTCCACTCATCGAACTCTTCCAAGCCCACCCCGCCATCGCCGCAGTAAACGACCCGTCCATCGCGCCAACCTCAGCTCTATACAAGAGTGTGATGCGTAAGGACGGCGGCTACGGCAATGTTCTAAGCATTGTCTTTCATGATCCGCGCACAGCAGAGCACTGCTATAACGTCTTCAACGTCTGCAAGGGGTCCAGCTTCGGGGCGAACTTCACGCTGGCTATTCCGTATGTCCGGCTGGCTAATTACTGGAATCAAGATAAGGTTGCGAAACACGGGGTGCCGAGGCATATTATTCGGATTAGCGTAGGGCTGGAGGATACGAGGCAGATTGTGGAGACGGCGAAGAGGGCGCTTAAGAGTGTGGATGAGtttgagatgaagaaggacctGAACTGA
- a CDS encoding histidine phosphatase family protein (phosphoglycerate mutase), translating to MAPRCFIIRHGETEWSLNGRHTGITDLALTPNGEKRVKATGKALVGNDRLIAPRKLVHVYVSPRARAQRTLELLEIGCRERLPWNEERKSEDEEPIRTEAKVEITEAVREWDYGDYEGLTSKQIKEMRKENGEEPWDIWRDGCPGGESPEDVVRRLDALITDIRKKFHGPCFDGEGGQGDVLIVAHGHILRAFAMRWVGKPLTETALILEAGGVGTLSYEHHNIEEPAIILGGGFVVEN from the exons atggcccCAAGATGCTTCATAATCCGCCACGGCGAAACCGAATGGTCCCTCAATGGCCGACACACGGGCATCACGGATCTGGCGCTTACACCTAACGGGGAGAAACGGGTTAAGGCGACTGGGAAGGCATTGGTTGGGAATGATCGGTTGATTGCGCCGAGGAAATTGGTTCATGt GTATGTCTCGCCAAGGGCCCGGGCGCAGCGGACGCTGGAATTACTTGAGATTGGGTGTAGGGAGAGATTACCCTGGAATGAAGAGCGGAagagcgaggatgaggagccgATTCGGACGGAGGCCAAGGTTGAGATTACGGAGGCAGTGAGGGAGTGGGATTATGGGGATTATGAGGGGTTGACGAGTAAGCAGATTaaggagatgaggaaggagaatgggGAGGAGCCGTGGGATATTTGGAGGGATGGGTGTCCTGGTGGAGA ATCCCCCGAAGACGTCGTCCGTCGTCTCGATGCCCTAATCACCGATATCAGGAAGAAGTTCCATGGTCCCTGTTTCGACGGTGAAGGTGGTCAAGGAGACGTCCTGATTGTCGCACACGGCCATATCCTACGGGCTTTCGCCATGCGTTGGGTCGGGAAGCCGTTGACCGAGACCGCACTGATCCTGGAAGCTGGAGGTGTGGGCACACTGAG TTACGAACATCATAATATCGAGGAACCGGCGATTATCCTCGGAGGAGGTTTTGTGGTCGAGAATTAA
- a CDS encoding uncharacterized protein (predicted protein), producing MAPPPRLRILSVGSNAISAFLSWRLQATTSCDVTLVWKSGYEAVSQYGVSFKSKAFGNERFKPRHVVRTPEDAASRENAFDYVILCVKALPDVYDLASVIESVVTPQHTCILVNTTNTLGVESHLEQRFPTNVVLSLVSGVEISQIGASEFEHLNSSEIWVGATNKQTSIPSTIQNDMAAALAMTLASGQVDCKVSDNIRQEQFERMIGPIAFYPTSVMFETSNHTQLLEKVGVRQLVSDIIEELLELARANGCSFPNDFAKKTIETMTANGAPSTMYQDFQARRPMEIETYLGSPIKLATESGVRIPRIETLYAVLHHVNATNLSKPRTNESPPPVLAQPPPRMSSAPPRGPMNGPMRGGRVPSGMMPRRGPPHPGMSRPPSAHPQAGRMPRDPSVEGLEEFSHLVMYDDAASAAAVAAENGVPPQNGTNGYPDMPPGPPPSAADLALRERELAIRQRELQIREQEMGMRRGPRRPPPPRSTFDEEDEDDYFDPMDTLPIPSIDPDQVDMLSITSRRTKKSAPSASQLRKNPEITLNNGGGSRPGSSFSRYFGGRKRTSDRIMQEIPGLHDSLMDNPMMAYSSNRYGAVDRNHIQAGSRANSLTASRMGDYPPHPYPASRRNSQSPATPPYGPPGPRMGRPGTSQDPSLGPPNGPRGGQPSPPGQMRAPVPRHPPGQGNAVGPQQIEQQYGVSNSSLAKGTPKHRSLTGSASASAESGDSGASANLDSENSAHSSQISLNAHQAATPVR from the exons ATGGCTCCTCCGCCGCGCTTGCGCATTTTATCAG TCGGCAGCAATGCCATCTCGGCCTTCCTCTCGTGGAGACTTCAGGCGACGACCTCCTGCGACGTGACACTAGTATGGAAATCGGGATATGAGGCAGTTTCTCAATATGGAGTATCCTTCAA GTCGAAAGCTTTCGGCAATGAGCGCTTCAAGCCTCGTCATG TTGTCCGCACACCCGAAGATGCCGCATCTCGTGAGAATGCATTTGACTACGTCATTCTGTGTGTCAAGGCACTGCCAGATGTCTACGACCTGGCTTCAGTCATCGAATCCGTCGTCACTCCTCAACATACGTGTATCCTTGTGAACACAACGAACACATTGGGAGTAGAATCTCACCTGGAGCAACGGTTTCCTACAAACGTCGTCCTTTCGCTTGTGTCAGGGGTGGAGATCTCTCAGATTGGTGCCAGCGAGTTCGAGCATCTAAACTCATCGGAGATCTGGGTTGGTGCTACAAATAAGCAAACCAGCATTCCTTCCACGATTCAAAACGACATGGCGGCTGCCCTGGCGATGACACTGGCTTCTGGCCAAGTCGACTGCAAAGTATCAGATAATATCAGACAGGAGCAATTCGAACGGATGATAGG TCCTATTGCTTTCTACCCCACTAGTGTAATGTTTGAAACCTCCAACCACACACAGCTTCTCGAAAAGGTTGGCGTACGCCAACTTGTCTCAGACATCATTGAGGAGCTCCTCGAGCTTGCGCGTGCGAACGGGTGCTCCTTTCCGAATGACTTTGCTAAGAAGACGATTGAAACGATGACCGCCAATGGTGCACCAAGTACGATGTATCAGGACTTCCAAGCCCGTCGTCCAATGGAAATAGAGACATATCTCGGATCTCCAATCAAATTGGCGACTGAATCAGGTGTCCGTATCCCTCGGATCGAGACTCTCTATGCAGTGCTTCATCATGTCAATGCCACGAATCTGAGTAAGCCCCGAACCAAcgaatctcctccacctgtGCTGGCTCAACCGCCACCTCGGATGTCTTCGGCACCGCCGAGAGGACCGATGAATGGTCCTATGCGTGGAGGTAGGGTTCCTTCTGGCATGATGCCTAGACGTGGGCCACCTCACCCGGGAATGTCAAGACCCCCGAGCGCACATCCGCAAGCGGGTAGGATGCCTCGTGACCCTTCAGTGGAAGGTCTTGAGGAGTTCAGTCACCTCGTCATGTACGATGATGCTGCTTCAGCCGCAGCTGTGGCTGCAGAGAACGGCGTACCACCTCAGAACGGCACTAACGGCTATCCGGATATGCCGCCCGGACCTCCACCATCCGCAGCTGACTTGGCTTTAAGGGAACGAGAACTGGCAATCCGACAGCGTGAATTGCAGATCAGAGAACAGGAGATGGGTATGCGTCGAGGTCCCCGGCGACCACCACCTCCGAGATCAACatttgatgaagaggacgaggatgactATTTCGATCCAATGGATACTTTGCCGATCCCATCAATCGATCCGGATCAAGTGGACATGTTGAGTATCACATCGAGACGGACGAAGAAATCAGCCCCCAGTGCCAGCCAGCTTCGTAAGAACCCGGAAATCACTTTGAacaatggtggtggtagcaGGCCCGGGTCGTCCTTTAGCCGATActtcggaggaaggaaacgTACCAGCGATCGCATCATGCAGGAAATCCCTGGCCTTCACGATTCTCTCATGGACAATCCTATGATGGCGTACTCATCGAATCGATATGGAGCGGTCGACAGAAACCACATTCAGGCGGGGTCGCGTGCTAACTCGCTGACGGCCAGCCGAATGGGTGACTATCCACCACATCCTTACCCAGCCAGTAGGAGGAACAGCCAGTCTCCGGCGACTCCTCCCTACGGTCCGCCTGGCCCTCGAATGGGCCGACCAGGAACATCTCAAGATCCAAGCCTAGGCCCACCGAACGGCCCCCGCGGCGGCCAACCTTCGCCGCCCGGACAAATGCGGGCGCCAGTCCCCAGACATCCGCCTGGACAAGGTAATGCGGTAGGTCCGCAGCAAATTGAGCAACAATATGGGGTGAGCAACTCGTCTTTAGCCAAGGGCACTCCCAAGCATAGAAGTCTGACCGGAAGTGCGAGCGCCAGCGCGGAGAGTGGTGATAGTGGGGCCAGTGCGAATCTTGATTCGGAAAACTCAGCCCATAGCAGCCAAATCAGCTTGAATGCTCACCAAGCTGCGACCCCCGTTCGTTGA